The genomic segment CGAATCGAACAGGAACTAGGCTCGCCAAGTGGTGGGCTACACCGGTATCGGCACGACACCTACTACGGGGGCGGGGAGTGGATCTTGTTGACCGCGTGGCTGGGTTGGTATTACGCGGAGAACGGGCAGCTGGACCGCGCGCGGGCGATTCAAGCCTGGGTGGAAGCACAGGCCACACCGCGTGGCGACCTGCCCGAACAAGTGCCGGTCAACCTCAATGACCCCTCTTACTACCCGGTCTGGCTGGAGCGGTGGGGCACCATTGCCACGCCACTGTTGTGGTCGCACGCCTTGTATCTCATCTTGTGCGAGGCCTTGCAAGACCAACTCAATGGCACCACAGCAGGAGGAGTATCATGACCGACGCAGGTTTTTCTTCCGTGGCGCCGGACTGGGTGCCAGACGCCATCTTCTATCAGATTTTCCCGGACCGGTTCTGCAATGGAGACCCATCAAACGACCCGCCCGGCACAGAGCCCTGGGGCAACCTACCTAACCGAGACAATTTCTTCGGAGGCGATCTAGCTGGGATCCTTGAAAAACTGGATTACTTGCAGGACCTCGGCGTCAACGCCCTGTACCTCAACCCAATCTTCCGGGCGCGGACCAACCACAAATACGATACCTGCGATTACTTCGAGGTAGACCCGGCCTTTGGCAACAACGACCTGCTGAAGGAACTGGTCCGTGAATTGCACCACCGTGATATGCGGATCATCTTGGACGGTGTGTTCAATCACTGTGGCGACGGGTTCTGGGCATTTGAGGACGTGAAAACACGAGGTGCTGCCTCACCCTATGCGGATTGGTTCATTGTGCGGTCGTATCCGATTCGTGCCAGCCCGCTCTCTTATTACACTTGTGGCGGTGCCTCGTACCTGCCGAAACTGAACTTGAACCATCGGCCGGCACGGGAATATGTCCTAAAGGTCGCCAAGTATTGGTTGGAAGAGGCTGGGATTGATGGTTGGCGGCTGGACTCGCCCTGCAGAATCCCGCTCGCGTTCTGGAGAAAATTCCGCGCTGCGGTGAAGGCGGTGAACCCCCAGGCCTATCTGGTCGGCGAGATCTGGCGCGACGCTGGTCCCTGGGTCCGAGGAGATGTATTTGATGGCATCACCAACTATCGCCTGCGTGAGTTGATCCTGGACTACTGTGTTGCGGGTATGCTGGATGCTGAAGACTTCGCCTTCGAGGTAGACATGCTGCACCAAGCCCTGGGCAATGCGGCGCCCGTCATGCTCAATCTGTTGGGCAGCCACGACACACCACGCATTCTCACTGTCGTCCGGGGCGACGTGGATCGTTTGTTGGTCGCCGTGGCGTTTCTGATGACTACCGTAGGGGTGCCCCTCATCTATTACGGTGATGAGATCGGCCTGTGTGGCGATATGGACCCGGACTGCCGGCGAACGATGATCTGGGACGAGGCGCGGTGGGATCGCCGCATTTACGACGCGTACCGCAAACTGATCAATTTGCGGCGGGCGCACCCCGCATTGCGGCGCGGCCGCTTTGAGACGCTACTTGCTTTCGATGGAGTCTACGCATATCGGCGTGTGTATGAGGGGGATGAGGTGGTTGTCATCTTGAACCCCAAATCCGCCGTCGTGAACCTAGCAATCCCCACAGGCAGCGATACTGGCGTGTGGTATGACCTGTGGGCGCATCAAAAACGAACCACCACCAACGGTGTGCTTCTGTTCAACCGTGTGCCTGCTGTCAGTTTCACCATCCTGGTGCCATCTGCTCTCGAGGTGTAGTATTGCGTTGCACACCTATCGTGGTGAGTAGCGCCGTACCCAGTTAGATCAAGCTCAGAGAATATGGGAGATGCGAATGTATCCTCCGCATTTGTCATTTCCCCTCCGCTCGCACCTCTATTGACATCCCACCCTTTATGTGATATGCTAAGGCCCAGAGCGAAGTGATGAGCCATTGATTGCAGATCAGAAATGCAAGACGAAAAGGAGGGGATATGCGAACACTGCGACGTATTATCCTGACATTGCTTGCCGTGGTCCTGATCATCGCTTTCGTGGCGGCCGGTGGCGCATACTTCTTCATCACCCGCAGCCACCCGACCATCAATGGCACAATCAAAGTGCCGGGGCTTCAGGCTGACGTGCAGATTTATCGTGACCGCTGGGGCGTGCCCCACATTTATGCCCAAAACTTGCACGATCTCATCTTTGCTCAGGGCTACGTACACGCCCAGGACCGCCTGTGGCAAATGGAGTTCAATCGGCGAGTGGCAGCGGGACGCCTCTCCGAAGTCCTGGGAGAAGCCACCCTCAAGAGCGACCGCTACCTGCGCACCATCGGTCTCTACCGGGCAGCGCAGAAAGACTTGGAAGTGTTAGACGCCGAGACCATCGCCATATTGCAAGCCTATGCCGATGGCGTCAATGCCTTTATCAGCACTCACCAAAATAACCTTCCCTTGGAGTTCACATTGCTCGGCTTCAAGCCCGCTCCTTGGACGCCCCTGGATAGCCTGGGCTGGGGCAAAGTGATGGCCATGGATCTGAGTGGTAACTACGACAGTGAATTGCTGCGAGCGAAACTGCTGACGGTACTAAGCGAGGAGGAGATTCATGAGCTCCTGCCCCCGTATCCAG from the Chloroflexota bacterium genome contains:
- a CDS encoding glycoside hydrolase family 13 protein; protein product: MAPDWVPDAIFYQIFPDRFCNGDPSNDPPGTEPWGNLPNRDNFFGGDLAGILEKLDYLQDLGVNALYLNPIFRARTNHKYDTCDYFEVDPAFGNNDLLKELVRELHHRDMRIILDGVFNHCGDGFWAFEDVKTRGAASPYADWFIVRSYPIRASPLSYYTCGGASYLPKLNLNHRPAREYVLKVAKYWLEEAGIDGWRLDSPCRIPLAFWRKFRAAVKAVNPQAYLVGEIWRDAGPWVRGDVFDGITNYRLRELILDYCVAGMLDAEDFAFEVDMLHQALGNAAPVMLNLLGSHDTPRILTVVRGDVDRLLVAVAFLMTTVGVPLIYYGDEIGLCGDMDPDCRRTMIWDEARWDRRIYDAYRKLINLRRAHPALRRGRFETLLAFDGVYAYRRVYEGDEVVVILNPKSAVVNLAIPTGSDTGVWYDLWAHQKRTTTNGVLLFNRVPAVSFTILVPSALEV